Proteins encoded within one genomic window of Peptococcaceae bacterium 1198_IL3148:
- a CDS encoding flavodoxin family protein — protein sequence MLIIALNGSPHTDGNTAFLLREALTTIEQEDGVETKFFQVSEAIAQAKHPFCTCCSTPCSGACFKGTMLEEMYQDLRKADALILGSPVYFGTVTGQMKGFWDKTRQLRKEKALVDVVGAAITNGGSYYGGQESTARALQEIMLTQGMTVVGDGFYGDDAGHQAVCAQRPTAEDRVAIKRCKVLAKRVVALARATAEMRRMQREE from the coding sequence ATGTTGATAATCGCATTAAACGGCAGTCCCCATACAGATGGCAACACTGCTTTCTTATTGCGGGAAGCATTGACAACAATAGAACAAGAAGATGGTGTAGAAACAAAATTTTTTCAAGTGTCAGAGGCCATCGCCCAGGCAAAACATCCCTTTTGTACCTGCTGTTCCACCCCCTGCAGTGGTGCATGTTTTAAGGGGACAATGCTAGAGGAAATGTATCAAGACCTGCGTAAAGCCGATGCTTTAATATTGGGTAGTCCGGTGTATTTTGGTACAGTGACTGGGCAAATGAAGGGATTTTGGGATAAAACTAGGCAATTGCGTAAAGAAAAGGCACTGGTGGACGTTGTAGGGGCAGCCATCACTAATGGTGGTTCCTATTATGGTGGTCAAGAAAGCACTGCCCGGGCATTGCAGGAAATTATGCTGACCCAAGGCATGACGGTGGTGGGAGATGGTTTTTATGGTGACGATGCCGGTCACCAAGCAGTCTGTGCCCAAAGGCCAACAGCAGAGGATCGGGTGGCTATAAAAAGGTGTAAAGTTTTGGCTAAAAGAGTGGTGGCGTTGGCCAGAGCAACGGCAGAAATGAGACGTATGCAACGGGAAGAATAA
- a CDS encoding deoxyguanosinetriphosphate triphosphohydrolase, producing the protein MESRCITEELEETWLSPFAVTSKASRGRVHPEEQCPVRTVFQQDRDRIIHSKSFRRLKHKTQVFIIPEGDHYRTRLTHTLEVAQIARTIARALRLNEDLTEAIALGHDLGHTPFGHGGESELDRIYSKGFKHNEHSLRVVDKLEGPGGLNLTWEVRDGIVNHTGNNRPATLEGMVVKFADRIGYINHDIDDAIRGGILKLSDLPRHSQLILGDKHSDRINTMVIDVIKNSTGKSSIQMSDQVSQAMSELRNFMFDHVYIGSAAKREEDKARLVIRNIYQYFLEHPQQLPPEYTWSNEIDLERAVVDYIAGMTDRYAIRVYQKIFLPSPWVDKMEMFYMF; encoded by the coding sequence TTGGAAAGTCGTTGTATTACCGAAGAACTGGAAGAGACGTGGTTGTCACCCTTTGCGGTTACCAGTAAAGCTAGCCGGGGCAGGGTGCATCCAGAAGAACAATGTCCGGTGCGAACTGTTTTTCAACAGGACCGAGATCGCATTATTCATTCCAAAAGTTTTCGCCGTTTAAAACATAAGACCCAAGTTTTTATTATTCCCGAGGGTGATCATTATCGCACCAGACTGACTCACACTTTAGAAGTTGCCCAAATCGCCCGCACCATTGCTCGAGCGTTGCGTTTAAATGAAGATTTAACTGAAGCCATTGCCCTTGGCCACGATTTAGGCCATACGCCCTTTGGGCATGGAGGAGAAAGCGAATTGGATCGGATATACAGCAAAGGCTTTAAACATAACGAACACAGCTTGCGGGTGGTGGATAAACTTGAAGGCCCTGGGGGGTTAAACCTAACTTGGGAGGTGCGGGATGGCATTGTTAACCACACCGGTAATAATCGTCCTGCCACCCTTGAGGGCATGGTTGTTAAATTTGCCGATCGCATTGGGTATATAAACCATGACATAGATGATGCTATTCGGGGAGGGATTTTAAAACTGTCAGATTTACCTCGCCACAGCCAACTGATCTTGGGTGATAAACATAGTGATCGGATTAATACAATGGTGATAGATGTAATCAAAAATAGCACCGGTAAAAGTAGCATTCAAATGAGTGACCAAGTAAGTCAGGCTATGAGCGAGCTGCGAAATTTCATGTTCGATCATGTGTATATTGGTTCAGCGGCCAAGCGGGAGGAAGATAAGGCCCGGTTGGTAATTCGTAACATTTATCAATACTTTTTAGAGCATCCGCAGCAGTTGCCACCGGAATATACTTGGAGCAATGAAATAGATTTGGAACGGGCGGTGGTGGATTACATTGCTGGGATGACCGACCGCTATGCTATCCGCGTATACCAAAAAATATTTTTACCCAGTCCTTGGGTGGATAAAATGGAAATGTTTTATATGTTTTAA
- the dnaG gene encoding DNA primase has protein sequence MGYIPEEIIEEILHKTDIVQIISEYVLLKKRGKNYFGICPFHQEDTPSFSVTPDKQIFYCFGCNAGGNVLKFLMLKEGISYPEAIRMAGVKVGVHVPDHYNTNNTRESQERQRSYKIIATASKFFQQHLLYHKDTEARNYLQSRNISSDMIETFQIGYAPSGWNNLLNFLAAKGAKVDELFKLGLIVKSQQGTNYYDRFRNRVMLPIHDAAGRIVGFGGRTIDGGNPKYLNSPETPYFNKRHLLYGLHLARSAIRDCGYAVVMEGYLDVVAAHQYGIKNTVATLGTALTRDQVKLLMRYTDEIVISYDADAAGVQAAIRGLDIIQQLGCRVKVLHIPEGKDPDDFIRAHGVDGWHKLIKSAYNLIDFKLHIAFRKGIPTSVPEKISVLQEIVPNLSNIKNSVEQEESIKKVASALSLSWESVISELKRYQTDLGKKSPNGDKFVIKTDNNIKRKSKLTAREQAEFLLLGIILTDFELFSIVKQEIKLEHFGSGENQKIYSLLLKSTDEQRREPAMLMQHLNEKEQNTLSRLLSQQIPGENPVDILNDCIKIIKEQAGKKHQQQLLMRLKEAERAGDMQQVAELLQQLQQLSNTMNTDLP, from the coding sequence ATGGGGTATATTCCAGAAGAAATTATTGAAGAAATTCTGCATAAAACAGATATCGTTCAAATAATTTCAGAATATGTATTATTAAAGAAACGTGGCAAAAATTATTTTGGCATATGCCCTTTTCACCAGGAGGATACGCCGTCCTTTAGTGTTACGCCAGACAAACAGATCTTTTATTGTTTTGGTTGTAACGCCGGTGGTAATGTCTTAAAATTTCTCATGCTGAAAGAAGGGATCAGTTACCCAGAAGCCATTCGCATGGCAGGTGTAAAAGTGGGGGTGCACGTTCCCGACCATTACAATACTAATAATACCCGAGAAAGCCAAGAAAGGCAACGGTCTTATAAAATTATTGCCACGGCCAGCAAATTTTTTCAACAACATCTATTATATCATAAAGATACCGAAGCACGAAATTATTTGCAGAGCCGTAATATTTCCAGTGACATGATCGAAACCTTTCAAATTGGCTATGCCCCTAGCGGGTGGAATAATCTGCTTAACTTTCTCGCTGCTAAAGGGGCCAAAGTGGATGAATTATTTAAATTGGGCTTGATTGTAAAAAGTCAGCAGGGCACCAATTATTATGATCGCTTTAGAAACCGAGTAATGTTACCCATTCACGATGCTGCTGGTAGAATAGTAGGTTTTGGCGGTCGGACAATAGATGGTGGTAATCCTAAGTACCTTAATTCCCCAGAAACACCCTACTTTAACAAGCGGCACTTGCTCTATGGATTGCATTTGGCAAGGTCTGCCATTCGTGACTGTGGCTATGCCGTTGTAATGGAAGGCTATTTAGATGTGGTGGCCGCGCACCAATATGGTATTAAAAATACAGTTGCCACCCTGGGTACAGCCTTAACTAGAGATCAGGTAAAGCTTTTAATGCGCTATACTGATGAAATTGTAATTTCTTATGATGCCGATGCTGCTGGGGTGCAGGCGGCTATTCGCGGGCTCGATATTATCCAACAATTGGGGTGCCGAGTAAAGGTATTGCACATTCCGGAGGGGAAAGACCCTGACGATTTTATTAGGGCCCATGGTGTTGATGGCTGGCACAAATTAATTAAATCCGCGTACAATTTAATAGATTTTAAATTGCATATCGCCTTTCGCAAGGGAATACCCACTTCTGTTCCAGAAAAAATATCGGTTTTGCAGGAAATTGTACCCAACTTGTCGAACATTAAAAATTCTGTTGAGCAGGAAGAAAGCATTAAAAAAGTGGCGTCAGCTTTAAGTTTAAGTTGGGAATCTGTTATTAGTGAATTAAAGCGATACCAAACAGATTTAGGAAAAAAATCCCCAAATGGGGATAAATTTGTTATCAAAACAGATAATAATATAAAAAGGAAAAGTAAGCTAACTGCCCGTGAACAGGCCGAATTTTTACTTCTTGGGATAATATTAACAGATTTTGAGCTTTTTTCAATAGTTAAACAAGAAATTAAGCTTGAGCATTTTGGCAGTGGCGAGAATCAAAAGATATACAGTTTGCTATTAAAGAGTACAGATGAGCAGAGAAGAGAACCGGCAATGTTAATGCAGCATCTAAATGAAAAGGAACAGAATACATTAAGCCGATTGTTAAGTCAGCAAATACCCGGTGAAAATCCGGTTGATATATTGAATGATTGTATAAAAATTATTAAAGAACAAGCTGGCAAAAAACATCAACAGCAGTTGTTGATGCGATTAAAAGAAGCTGAGAGGGCTGGGGATATGCAACAGGTCGCGGAATTATTACAACAGCTACAGCAGCTCAGTAATACTATGAATACAGATTTGCCCTAG
- the rpoD gene encoding RNA polymerase sigma factor RpoD — protein MKQDKKQEQFMNLLEKGKKQGSLNYKEIMDALQGVDLTPEQIDDIYEKLASMGIEVIPESNEIEALDSNDIGVEDDSAEDVDVEVDLSVPEGVGIDDPVRMYLKEIGRVPLLTPEQEVELALRMEQGDEEAKRRLAEANLRLVVSIAKRYVGRGMLFLDLIQEGNLGLIKAVEKFDYRKGFKFSTYATWWIRQAITRAIADQARTIRIPVHMVETINKLIRVSRQLLQELGREPLPEEIAKEMNITEEKVREIMKIAQEPVSLETPIGEEEDSHLGDFIEDHDAKAPAEEASYTLLREQLDGVLHTLTDREQRVLRLRFGLDDGRARTLEEVGQQFGVTRERIRQIEAKTLRKLRHPSRSKKLKDYLD, from the coding sequence GTGAAACAAGATAAAAAACAAGAACAATTTATGAACTTATTGGAAAAAGGCAAAAAACAAGGATCTCTAAATTATAAAGAAATAATGGATGCCTTACAGGGTGTTGATTTAACACCAGAACAAATAGATGATATATATGAAAAGCTAGCCTCTATGGGTATTGAGGTTATTCCAGAGTCAAATGAAATTGAAGCACTGGATTCTAATGACATAGGCGTTGAAGATGACAGTGCAGAAGATGTTGATGTAGAGGTAGACCTAAGTGTTCCTGAAGGTGTTGGTATAGATGACCCTGTTCGGATGTACTTAAAAGAGATTGGCAGAGTGCCGCTTTTAACACCGGAACAAGAGGTGGAATTAGCCTTAAGAATGGAACAGGGAGACGAAGAGGCTAAAAGACGTCTGGCAGAAGCAAACTTAAGGTTGGTGGTTAGTATTGCCAAACGTTATGTGGGTCGAGGCATGCTTTTCCTAGATCTAATTCAAGAGGGTAACTTGGGATTAATTAAAGCGGTAGAGAAATTTGATTACCGCAAAGGATTTAAGTTTAGTACCTATGCCACTTGGTGGATTAGGCAAGCAATTACCCGGGCGATAGCCGACCAAGCCAGAACCATTCGCATACCGGTGCACATGGTGGAAACCATAAATAAATTAATTCGTGTTTCTCGTCAGTTACTGCAAGAACTTGGCCGTGAACCACTGCCAGAAGAAATTGCTAAAGAAATGAACATTACCGAGGAAAAGGTACGGGAAATAATGAAGATTGCCCAAGAGCCGGTTTCGTTGGAGACGCCCATCGGTGAAGAAGAAGATTCCCACTTGGGGGACTTTATTGAAGACCATGATGCTAAAGCTCCGGCAGAAGAAGCTTCATATACGCTGCTGAGGGAGCAATTGGATGGAGTATTACACACTTTAACTGACCGGGAACAACGGGTATTGCGGTTAAGATTTGGCTTGGATGATGGCCGGGCCCGCACGCTGGAAGAAGTTGGCCAGCAGTTTGGTGTTACTAGAGAACGGATTCGCCAAATCGAAGCTAAAACACTGCGTAAGCTACGTCATCCCAGTCGTAGTAAGAAACTAAAAGATTATTTGGATTAA